Genomic DNA from Mycolicibacterium helvum:
ACTGACACGTGTGGTGTAGTCGGCCAGGTCGGTCATGGTGAGGCTGCCGGACAGCCACTTCTGCGTGACGTCGAAGTAGTCATTGGTCAGATCCTGCGCGCACTCGGTCCACGCATCGACCGCTGCTGGCACGAAATGGGTCATCGCCGTCGCCGCCGGTGCCACTGTGGTGTCGGGATCCTTGCCAGCCTCGTCTTCATTCCTCGGGTAGTAGAACGGCTTGCGGCCGGGGCGCTTCTTGGCCGCTGCGCCGATCAAGAAGTCGACCGATGCCGTTCCGTATCCGCCGATGCATACGAGTTTTCCCTGTGCGAACGGGGAAAGTCCGCGAATATGCACGACCTTTCTGGTCGTAACATGAACGCCGCGCTTCTTGGGGTCGCCCGACGTCGACTTCATGTTGATGAACCCCCGGTCGACCAGTACCTTCCCGTCCCCGGTGGAGAAGTCTGACTTGTCGAGGTCGTAATCAACTGATGCTTCGAGCTTGCCGGCCCGATAAGGGTAGAACTTCAGCGGTGTGGTGATTTCCTCACCGAGCATTCTGATGGTCTCGAGAACCCGCCGCCAGCCGTCGGGCAGGAAGTCCGGCTCCTGGCCTTCCATCCGCACGAAGAGCGCCGGGTAGTCATCAGCCCAGTTGAACGGGTTGACGATATCCATCAGATCTTGGAGAGAGACCTCATCAGAGTCGAATTCGGTATCGACGACCACCGATTCCAGGCCATCCACCCGTACCACCGCGGTCTTGCATACCGGTGCCTTGAGCGGTTTGTCGGTCCGGATATCGGCTTCGGCCTTCGCGCGCACGGCCTCGTTGAAATCCCCGGCCCGGGTGAAGCTGCTCGAGACGTGTTGCACAAAGGACTCGCGTACCGCTTCGCCGGTATCCCGGCGAGCCTTGAGCGCGGTTCCCGTCGGTGCAATCGCGGCAAGGGAATGGTTGAGTGCCGGACCAAGTGTGCCGTCGGGTTTCTCGAGGTCGGGCAGCGAGCAGCTGGGCGCGACCTTCTTCAGCCGTGCCGAGGTTGATATGCCGTACAACAGCCGAGCCTTCTGGGGCGCGCTCAGTCGCTGGTTTCGCCCGTCGGCGGCGGCGATCCGTTTCAGGGCCTCGGTGAGATTCGGCTCCTTGCCGGCGTCGCCGGGGAAGTACCGCCTGACCAATTCGTCGTACCAGCCGGCGTTGCCGGCCGATCCGGGAAGCAATTTGTCAGCAGCCGCCAACAGTTGAGGATCGTCTTGTGCGTTGACGATGGCCTGATCGATCGCACCGAACACTTCAAGGATGTCGCGAACTGAATCCGCGCGAGTTGATTCCGCTGATGCCATTGGCCGCCCCCAACCCTGTTCTCGCAGCTAGCATAACGTGATTGCGCGTCAATAAGCGAGACAATTCTGACGGGGGCACAGTGGACGGTGGCAACAACGGTGATATCCACGATGTGCCGTGGGCGTCGATCTTCGATCCGACGGCCAACGTCCGGGCGCTGACTGCCGTTCAGGCAGAAGGCTTTCGGGCTGCCAGCGAACTCGTCGATCGTTTCGTTCGGATGGTCGCGACCCGCCCCGACGGCAGCGCGGCAACAGTGCGGCAAGCCTCCCCGCTATCTAACGAGCAACGCGCAGATCTCTTGGGTGCCACCGACGTAGAACCGCTGATCAGGTCATGGTGGGCGATGGCGGGGCAGTTCCTGATGGGCGGGGCGCCGCAAACTTCGCCGCCCACTGCAGCGATCTCACCCACGTTGGATTTCACCGGCTCCGCGGCGTCGGGCAGGTTGGAGTTCGAAACAGAGGCTGGCCTTGCAGCAACTGCTGAGGTGTGGCTCCATAACTCCGCTGATGGTGATATGGGTCGGATTCGCCTGCGGTGCAGCGAGTTGATGGCCGCCGACGGATCGGTCATCGAGGCCGCGGCATGTCGGATACATCCCAAGGCCGTTGCAGTGCCCGGACGCTCCAGTCGCGGTGTCGGCATCACGGTCAAGGTCGCCAAGAAGACCAAGCCCGGCCTGTATCGCGGCACCTTCTTGGTCGAAGACCGCCCGGATTTGTGGCTGCCGGTGGCATTGACCGTCCGTCCTGCGTCATGACAAGCGTCGCGGACCGCTCGGACCTGACCGAAGCCGTGGAGACCAAGCTTCGTGAAGTCGGCAGGGCGGTGCGGCGCGCGATGCTCGATGCGATGCCCGACGGTGAACCGGTGCAGTGGTTGTACGGCCCGATGCGGGAATACCCGTCGCGGGTGGGCAAGGCGCTACGCCCGGCGCTGTGCTTATCGGCCGGCCGCGCCTTTGGGGCGGCCCAAGAGGATCTGATCGGCATTGCTGTCGCAATCGAGTTGCTGCACAACGCATTTCTGGTGCACGACGACATCGCTGACGGAAGCGAGATGCGCCGCGGACGACCCACCCTGACCGCGCGGCACGGGATGGCCGCCGCACTCAACGCCGGCGACGGCCTGGCTATCGTCGCCAGCCAGGTGTTGCGCCGGGCGACCCGCCGGCTTGACCGGGACATCGCCGATCTGGTGCTCGAGGAGTTCGACATCATGGCGATGCGGACCCTGGAGGGCCAAGCCACCGAGCTCGGTTGGCAACTCGACTGCGTGGAGGATCTGCGGCCGGCGGACTATCTCGATCTGATCATGCACAAAACCTGTTGGTATACAACGATTTATCCGTTACGGGTCGGCGCGATCGTGGGGTCGAACGGTGCGGCGGATCTGTCGCAGATGATCCGGTTCGGCTTCCATTTCGGTGCGGCCTTCCAGATCCGCGATGATCTGCTGAATCTAGTGGGCGACGAGCGCGACTACGGCAAGGAGATCCTGGGCGACATCTTCGAGGGCAAGCGCACGCTGACCCTGGTGCACCTGATGGCCAGCGCCCGCGGTGCTGACCGTGATGTGGTCCGCGACTATCTGCGCCGCAGCCGCGCCGAGCGTTCCGAGGACTTGGTTCGCACCATCCGCAGGTTGATGGACGACTATGGCAGCATCGATTTCACCAGCGAATACGCCGAGGGCATTCTGCTGGTTGCCGAGGAGTATTTCGAGCAGGCTTTCTGCGACGCCCACCAGGGGCCCGACTTGGACTTCCTGCGCTCGCTGGTCCCATACGTATGGGAACGTTCGCGGTAGCCGTCAACGCGAAGAGCTACGGCTGTTGATGAACGGAATCGATGCCACGGCAACTGGTCTAGCGTCACGAGATGGCCGGCCGCCCTTCGCTTCGAGCTCAGTTGAGTGCGCAGCGTTTCCTGCTGCGCCGCCTGGAATATGCGGTGCTGGGCCGGCCGATGCCGCAGCGCCACGACCCCCTTCGCACCCAGAAGCTTTCGCTGCTGGCCGGCTGCGCGGTCGCGGCCGGGATGTTGGTGCTCGACGCGATCCTGGGGTTTTCCCGACCTGACGGAATTGCCAGCGGCGCGGCCCTGGTGATGTCGCGACAGTCGGGCGCCTTATTCGTCCGCGTCGATGACCAGCTGCGGCCGGTGGCGAACCTGACATCGGCCCGCCTGATCCTGGGGGCGCCGGCGACACCGCAGGTCATCGACGAAGGCGCCCTGGCGAACGTGGCCGACGGACCGATGTTGGGCATCCCCGGGGCGCCGCGCACGCTGGGGAAGGTGATCGCGTCCCCGGACTTGCGCTGGGCGGCCTGCAACGATTCCGGTGGACGGACCACGGTGGCAGTCGGAGATGACGCGGCCTCGGTCGCCTTGGACCCGCGTGCGGCCGTCGTCGTCACCGTGGCACGCGGCGATGGGTCGGTCTTTCTGCTCTATGACGGCAAGCGCGCGATGATCGACCCTGGTGACCCCGCCACCGCACGTGCGTTGCACTTGGACGACGATGCTGTCGTCCGAAAGGTCTCTCCGACGGTTCTCAATGCGATTCCCGAGGTCCCGGCGATCGGCCCGCCACACATTGCAGCGATGGGGCAACCATCACCGATCACCGGCTTGCGGGTCGGTACCGTCCTGCGGGTCATCAGAACGGACGTGCCCGAGTACTACGTTGTGCTTGCCGGCGGGCTTCAGCGGATCGGTCGGCTGACCGTCGATCTGCTCCGGTTCGCCGACCCTGCTGCCGCCAGTGATATTGGCGAAGTGCCACCCGAGCTGGTCGCACGAAGCCCGCTCGTCGACGCCCTGCCGGTGGCCACCTATCCCGATGAAGCACCCCTGCTACGCAACACCGACGAAAATCTCTGTGCGACATGGCAGTCCGGTCGCAGCGGGATCACCATCGGTCCGTCATCGGCAGCCGATCGTGAACCAGTCGCCCTGGCCGGATCCGACGGTGACGGGCCCGGCATCGACTTCGTGCGGATGACCCCTGGGCACAGCCTGGACGTCACTGATCCGAGCTCGGGCGCGCGCTTTCTCATCACGGACGCGGGAGTGCGCTTCCCCGTGCATGATTCGGCATTGGCCGCACTGGGGTTGGTTGAGACGTCGACAGTCGCACCGTGGGTAATCGTGGGTGCGCTGCCCGGCGGTCCCGATCTCACGCGCGATGCTGCGTTAGTCCGCCGGGACGTCCTGGGGCCGCCGCCGTAGCCGGACCGAGGCCGCCGCGAGCAGACCGGCCAGACACAGCGCTGCACCGGTCGCCGCCACTGCATAGGGACGGTGCGGTGGCAGCTCGGTTGGTACGGGCGCGTCCGGCGGACGGGACGCGGGCGGTGATGTTGACGCCACCTGGTCACTCAACGCGGCCAGCGGATCGACGACACCGTTGCCGACCGCGGCGTTCCATCCGCCGGCAGGGTGGTGGGCGGTGCTCTCGATGCGGGTCATCACCTGCCGCGCCGACAGCCGGGGGAATCGCGCCCTCACCAGGGCCACCACGCCGCTGACCAGCGGAGCGGCGTAGCTGGTCCCCGATATCGGCGCCTGGCCTGTCGGTGTGGGCATTGTGCCGATCACACCGTCGCCGTCGGGATCGAGGGAGATGACGTGTTCGCCAGGTGCAGCTGTGTCGACCCACGGACCGTTGAGGCTGAACTGCGATGGCGTGCCATTCGAGTTCACCGAGGCGACGGTCAGGACGTAGTCC
This window encodes:
- a CDS encoding polyprenyl synthetase family protein translates to MTSVADRSDLTEAVETKLREVGRAVRRAMLDAMPDGEPVQWLYGPMREYPSRVGKALRPALCLSAGRAFGAAQEDLIGIAVAIELLHNAFLVHDDIADGSEMRRGRPTLTARHGMAAALNAGDGLAIVASQVLRRATRRLDRDIADLVLEEFDIMAMRTLEGQATELGWQLDCVEDLRPADYLDLIMHKTCWYTTIYPLRVGAIVGSNGAADLSQMIRFGFHFGAAFQIRDDLLNLVGDERDYGKEILGDIFEGKRTLTLVHLMASARGADRDVVRDYLRRSRAERSEDLVRTIRRLMDDYGSIDFTSEYAEGILLVAEEYFEQAFCDAHQGPDLDFLRSLVPYVWERSR
- the eccB gene encoding type VII secretion protein EccB, whose amino-acid sequence is MAGRPSLRAQLSAQRFLLRRLEYAVLGRPMPQRHDPLRTQKLSLLAGCAVAAGMLVLDAILGFSRPDGIASGAALVMSRQSGALFVRVDDQLRPVANLTSARLILGAPATPQVIDEGALANVADGPMLGIPGAPRTLGKVIASPDLRWAACNDSGGRTTVAVGDDAASVALDPRAAVVVTVARGDGSVFLLYDGKRAMIDPGDPATARALHLDDDAVVRKVSPTVLNAIPEVPAIGPPHIAAMGQPSPITGLRVGTVLRVIRTDVPEYYVVLAGGLQRIGRLTVDLLRFADPAAASDIGEVPPELVARSPLVDALPVATYPDEAPLLRNTDENLCATWQSGRSGITIGPSSAADREPVALAGSDGDGPGIDFVRMTPGHSLDVTDPSSGARFLITDAGVRFPVHDSALAALGLVETSTVAPWVIVGALPGGPDLTRDAALVRRDVLGPPP